The Pygocentrus nattereri isolate fPygNat1 chromosome 17, fPygNat1.pri, whole genome shotgun sequence genome window below encodes:
- the ptgs2a gene encoding prostaglandin G/H synthase 2a encodes MKKTISVFLLVILTVSSCYGLDPCCAQPCQNKGICVSKGSDSYECDCTRTGYYGENCTTPELSTRIKSFLKPSPNAVHHFLTHYKWIWNIINNISFLRDAIMRYVLTSRSDLIDSPPTYNSDYGYKNWEAYSNLSYYTRALPPLPTHCPGQTPALPEAKQVVEKVLLRRRFIPDPQGSSLMFAFFAQHFTHQFFKSDFKRGAAFTRSLGHGVDLSHIYGENLEKQHKLRLFKDGKMKYQVVDGEVYPPLVKDVQVDMHYPPHAPEEHRFAVGHEAFGLVPGLMMYATLWLREHNRVCDVMKQEHPDWDDERIFQTTRLILIGETIKIVIEDYVQHLSGYHFKLKFDPELLFNQRFQYQNRIAAEFNTLYHWHPLMPDTFHIQHQAYSYPQFLFNNSIVTEHGIGNLVDSFTKQTAGRISGGWNLPPAVQGMAAKVLEHSRQMRYQSLNAYRKRFNLRPYTSFEDLTGDKVLAAEMEKLYGDIESVELYSGLLVEKPRPNAVFGETMVEMGAPFSLKGLMGNPICSPEYWMPSTFGGKVGFDIVNSASLKNLVCLNVNGPCPVASFKVPDVNFPIFANVNSSSEPSAHSTINPTVLLKERASEL; translated from the exons ATGAAAAAGACTATTAGCGTCTTCTTGCTTGTAATCCTGACCGTGTCCTCCTGCTATGGAC TGGACCCTTGCTGTGCCCAGCCATGCCAGAACAAAGGTATATGTGTGTCCAAAGGTTCAGATTCTTATGAGTGCGACTGCACCAGAACCGGGTACTATGGAGAAAACTGCACCACTC CCGAACTGTCCACGAGGATCAAGTCCTTCCTGAAGCCGAGTCCAAACGCAGTCCATCACTTCTTGACCCATTACAAGTGGATCTGGAACATCATCAACAATATCTCCTTTCTGAGGGATGCCATCATGCGCTACGTTCTCACAT CGAGGTCAGATTTGATCGACAGCCCACCGACCTACAACTCTGATTATGGCTACAAAAACTGGGAAGCGTACTCCAACCTGTCGTACTACACCCGTGCGCTGCCCCCACTGCCCACTCACTGCCCTGGACAAACGCCTGCCCTTCCAGAAGCCAAGCAGGTGGTGGAGAAGGTGCTGCTGAGAAGACGGTTCATCCCGGATCCTCAGGGAAGCAGCCTGATGTTCGCTTTCTTCGCCCAGCATTTCACCCACCAGTTCTTCAAATCTGACTTCAAGAGAGGAGCAGCCTTCACCAGATCTCTGGGTCATGGA GTGGATTTGAGTCACATTTATGGCGAGAATCTGGAGAAGCAGCACAAGCTGAGACTTTTTAAAGATGGAAAGATGAAATATCAG GTTGTGGACGGCGAGGTGTACCCCCCCCTGGTGAAAGATGTTCAGGTGGACATGCATTACCCTCCTCATGCCCCGGAGGAACACCGCTTTGCTGTGGGTCACGAAGCGTTCGGCCTGGTTCCTGGCCTCATGATGTACGCCACGCTCTGGCTGAGGGAGCACAACCGTGTCTGTGACGTGATGAAGCAGGAGCACCCAGACTGGGACGACGAGCGCATCTTCCAGACCACGCGGCTCATTCTGATCG GCGAGACGATCAAAATCGTGATTGAGGATTACGTCCAGCACCTGAGCGGCTACCACTTCAAGCTGAAGTTTGACCCGGAGCTCCTCTTCAACCAGAGGTTTCAGTATCAGAACCGCATTGCCGCTGAGTTCAACACGTTGTACCACTGGCACCCACTGATGCCCGACACCTTTCACATCCAGCATCAGGCCTACTCTTATCCTCAGTTCCTGTTCAACAACTCCATAGTGACGGAGCACGGCATCGGCAACCTGGTGGACTCCTTCACTAAGCAGACGGCTGGCAGG ATATCGGGTGGGTGGAACCTGCCTCCTGCGGTGCAGGGCATGGCAGCTAAAGTGCTGGAGCACAGCAGACAGATGCGCTACCAGTCCTTAAATGCTTACAGGAAACGCTTCAATTTGAGACCGTACACCTCCTTCGAAGACCTTACAG GTGATAAAGTACTTGCAGCGGAGATGGAGAAACTGTACGGAGACATAGAATCCGTGGAGCTCTACTCTGGGCTGCTGGTGGAGAAGCCCAGGCCCAACGCCGTGTTTGGAGAGACCATGGTGGAGATGGgcgcccccttttccctgaaaGGCCTGATGGGGAACCCCATCTGCTCCCCTGAGTACTGGATGCCCAGCACTTTTGGTGGGAAAGTGGGATTTGACATCGTCAACAGCGCCTCCCTGAAGAACCTGGTGTGCCTCAATGTTAACGGACCCTGTCCTGTGGCGTCCTTCAAAGTGCCCGATGTAAATTTTCCCATCTTCGCTAATGTCAATTCCAGTTCTGAGCCCTCCGCACACAGCACAATCAATCCCACTGTGTTGCTGAAAGAAAGGGCTTCTGAGCTCTAA